The segment CGCAAATACCGTTTTGTTTTGCAACACTGTTTTAGACCTTTTGTTATCCAGGTCTGTTTTCTTTTACTATTAAGGTTCACTTTTATCTTTATTCTTGGGAAACACAGATTATGAAAAAGGCATACTAATTCGTGAAAAGAATTAAATGCTAAATTTAAGTCGTTCTTCGCGTAGGCATCGGACCATGACAGATTACCTATGCATTCCTTAAATTTCTTGATATTATCCAAACTATAAtctcttttataaaaattatatcttgCCTGGTTTTGTATCTGTTTTAAGGGGAAAGTCAACATTTGTGCAGTGTCGTGGTCGGATAGATGAAGTGGCAGTATTGTAGCATTAGCATTGGGGATATTACTTAGAATGTGATCGATACAGGAAGATTTGCGAGTTGGACtgttaatatgtaattttaagttATAATTGTATGATAGTTCTTGCAATTGattagcaatattattttttaggagcGTATTAATGTTAAAGTCGCCTGCCAAGACCACGCTTATtttggaattatattttttaaatatatgatCCAGGAGActgtttaatttaatcaaaaaattTGTGGGATCGGAGTGAGGTGTTCTATAAATACAGATAATAATCAACTTCTGATGTGGAAGTTCTACGCCACATACTTCGAAGGTATTTTGAGTCGCGTATGTACTTATGAAAGGTAATTCTTTataaacgagattttttttaagcagAATACAGGTACCGCCCCTTTGCTTTTCTCTGCAAAAATAAGCCGTCATATTGTAGCCATGGATTTTGACATGCGATTCACTACCTTTTTTTATGAAGGTCTCGGAGAGGCATATTGCGTCTGGACTATTGTTTATCTCTTGGAGTTCTTGTAGTGTAAGTTCAAGGAGCTCTTTTTTGGATAGGATACTAGCAATGTTTTGGTGtagtattttaaaactatgagATCTCGGAATTTCTGACTCgaaataactttgaattattttttattaccggAAAATAATACGGGATTGTTCCTTTTTTGGGTTTCTCGGTGGAGGTTATTAAGATTTCTGATTGTTGCCGAGAAAGGCTTACACGATCAAAATAGAACGGAATTGTTCCTTTTTTAGGTTTATTAAGTTTGATGTTCTTATTAGCACTTGATTTGTTACTTCGCATATGATTGACAAGGTTCCTAGGATCAAGGTATTTCTCATAATAATCATTATAGTCaattagataattaattttagtacaCAATTCGGATATGTTATTAGATTTACATTCAagaaatttacattttttataatttatacatacatttttaagacgataattaagtttattaacatcaaagaactcatttttaaacacatttaaGACAATGGTcatgttattataaaatgtatctAGTATAGTTTGTAATTGAGATAATACATAGTTTAAATTGTGATCATTTTCTCCTAAACAAATTACAAGTTTGTCATTATGATTTAATTTAGCGTAACGGCAGCTCATTATTATTTGACTACTGAGTGCGTTTGGTTTCGTATTCGCGGTGATCGTATACTTTTCATACCTCGTATTTTGTCTCGAATGTATCATGGCTGCTGCTAGACCAACACACTGCTGAGAGCCAAAGATAAAAACCCTACTCGTCGGTTCGTGCTTTTGCTCTTCGCTGTAAGTAGGCGCGTCGAGGTTACTTGTAGTATTTGTAGTTCCATGATTACTTCTTAATAATGCCTCTGTAGATGTTCGAGCTGTTATATTACTACGTTGCATCGTTTCCATTGTTTTTGTGAGAGTTTCAATCTGTTGTTGTGCTTCTTTCAGATTTTGTTGAAGATCCGCGATTTTTTGTTGAAGAGAAATAACTTCAATGCTCTTGTAAAAGTCGATATTCGTTTTATTTGGCAAAGGAGTACAAGGTGTAGAGACCGAGTTTTGAGGCAGTAGGGAGAGTCTTTTCCTCTTCTGTTTGAAAGCTGGGCTGTTTTCAGAGGTTATTGGAGAATAGCACAgtgattttaacatttttatttctgcagttaatttatttatttgctggtTAAGATTGCTATTTTCTAGAAGGGTATTCTCTAGTTCATTTTCTGCACTATCCAGTTTAAGTGTAAGAACTTCTATGGTGTTTTTCATTTCCAAAACTGTTAATGTTTCAGATATTTCAGATATTGTGCCATCAACGCTGTGAGAAAGTTTATTAGGTGTATCAAATGTCTCATCTGAAGATTCATTTTCGGATAGTATGTGGGAATCCAAGATGTCGTTAGTTTTAAGGGTGGCTGTTGCAAATTGCTTATTTTCCCGGAAGTTATCACTAGGTCCTGGGCCTGGGGatagatttttaaaatgtaggtTAGGTCGTTTTCTCGTTGTAATGTTTGATATATCAGATATAGGATCGATAGTAGGGCCTTTTTTCTTGCATAGTTTGCATCGCCATTTCTTCTTAGATTCCTGGTCCATAAGACGGTAGGTTTGTTCCGGATAACCATCACAATCCGGCTCGTAACGGTTGTTACACGTTGAACATAAAGCTGTCTTCCTGATGTCGACTGACTTTTTGCATTTAAAGCATATAACTTTTTCAGATATTTTGCGGTCGCTTTTTGCACTATTTTTAGTcgacattttgtaattttatttagaattgtctttaaataattcgtaaaaaagtaaagaaaaagtaaagaagtagtaaaaatcacaaaattagTATCGCGGCGAGTTGTGGCTGCCGAGATTCGAACGTAGACTCGTTTGAGTTCCAGAAGCGCACTTAGAAACCGCTGCGTTGCGAGCAAGTTTAGTTAAGCTTTCAAATTAGAGTACTGTTGCCCAGTTATAATAATTAGTGGTCGTTGACATTTCACCAATAGGATTCAAGATAACCATTTATGGTCACACAACGCACATCGTACACTCTATGATGAGTCACACTGAGTCACTGGTTCACGATTcctttgtttatttaagtttttgccgttttgttttttgatgtttattaACACATTGTTTGACTTGAATAAAAACTGCTTTCGCGGTGCTTTTACTTATTACTTTGTGCATCGACTAATATCAATTTGATTGTTGAGAACTTGTATTtactgtttaataaaaaatacttcaacggAGCTATCACTCTTCGTGTACGTCTGCGAGGACGCGCGCGCGCAAACTGAAcaagaaatgatgatgatgatatcctgTTAACTTTTAAAAGACTATCAGAGCACCACTTGTGCAACAAATGaatgtttctttattttcttattagtGACCCGCGCCGGCTTCGCTCGTCATAACAGTATTTCCACACTTTTTAGTGTAtgtaattatacatataaaccttcctctttaatcactctatctattaaaaaaaaccgcatgaaaattggTTGCGTAGTTtcgaagatttaagcgtacaaaaggacatagggacagaaaaagtgacttttttttatactatgtagtgatatatATTCTTTACTTAAACTTAACATTTACTTGCGAGCGAATCTGTTGCTTATCCTAAACTTAATTTATATGTTTTCATAACAGAATTGAACAATTGGATTCTTTTTACCATATTTTATTCCTTATGAGTGACTTAGGGCTTGCAGAAGGAATTTCCACTTCTTTCTATCAGCAAGTAATTTCATGTCCTTGTACGTGTAGATGTAATGGTATTTTTCAAGCATGTTTCTTAACACATAGTCAAAATCCATTGGTTCCGGTATTTAAATCATGCAATTTTGAACTCTAAGAAATGGACTTAAGATTCTTTTTATGACCTTGTTGCAGTAGATTTGTTAAATCCTTGATTTAATCTTTATCACACTGGACTGgactttgatttatattttattactcagAATACTTCCCTGACAAGTTTACCTATACAAATATCTCAaactgataaataatttataattatgtatgatTTCAGGAATGTTCATGGTTTGCGTACAGATGCGCGCTAAGGGCGGTTATCTTGTCAGCTCATCATGTAGGTCTGCTATGATCAGATACAGGTAATTTTAGTATCCATATTTTTACATTGTCTACAAAAATGAATTGCAAGAAGGCCCCCAAAACCCCTTACCTTAAATGAAGTATCCAGTGAAAGTATCTGTTTAATTAAAGCACATTcatataacatttaaaatagtcTGTTTTCCTATTTTCTTTGCCATGGCAAACGacattatagtaagttcaactcagtcttgcgcgcggccttatgtgtgggtaacccttgtacatacacagtgactttgtgtgcgtgacaagaggtacagtcgggtacaaatacagttatttaggggttacggctgtttaaagaaaaacagttattacgtaatttaatgtttatttatttataatgattctgaatcgctacttgaaaaatcaaatgatgaattttcggattcgctactctcaccgaggtaaattataaattttgactccatgtcaaaatgtctatagtatttttcttttttcttttgtacatgtcgacaagtattacccaacatcccttcatcaatatgacttaaacgttcatttatgagtttcattatttccgtcttattttggtcgacattatgcgaagcaatattattttttaaaattccccacacattttgtttacattattatactagattatacgtctttttacattcttagtccacacttttatttattgtccgcgtaccccgagatctagaaaatatgtaaggagtatttaattcatcttagatatttcacctcatttatttcttagatactgtcaacgtcaatttgaaaaaacttatgagaaaataatgaaaaactgtaaaatgtaataataaaaagctttgaatgttgtttcattttttgaaacgctacctgactccttaaacattttctccgtgaagaactagacattttcgtaaacgactgtacccataacaaaaagcgataagaacacgtcatgctcggacgacgtcactgtcacacgaatgaaagttgtatatttacaagccgacgcacacatagggccgcgcgcaaatctgagttgaactatctatagtaTACTCAAATGTTGTATTTCACGAAAGCGGATGATCCTCCCCAGCGACTCAAACAAAAGACAATGTacattgtacagtcaacttcaggtcagtggtaacagttttataggaaaatcgtacttattactattgagttaagttGCATgccagttaccactgatgtgcagtccaccgtataatacctacatttacAGCTTacacattttcatgaaattaaacATCTCTAACAGTTTCGTCGACTCCACTTACCTTAGCTAATATATTCCACTATAATCCAGATCTCTACTGCATCACATAATGAGGACGTTCGTACTGTCGCCGCTGTACCTCGGAGGCGTTGATGAGGAGAAACAACAGCTCAGGGTAGAACTGTTCAGCGATTTCGAAGATGATCCGGTGAGTGATAAAGTTATAGTAAAGTGTGTCTGTGTAGTATAAAGGATAATGGTAATTTGAATGTCATTGAAAGAATATAAATACTTTAggacaatacaaacaaatatgtatGAGTACATCAGGCGGTCCTGTTGCTAAAAAGTATCATTATATTTGGTGGTGTAGAAATGATATGGTCTATTCTCATCCGAGAGATATTTTCAATcattaaacaatatttcagGATTTTAAGATTTCTCTAAAGCCTTCGATTGCGATCACGATAGCTCACTCTCAGCTCAATTATTATAATGGTATCCAAAACCTAGCACATGATGTAATAGACGCTTACTTACAGCAGGTTGCGATGCTTAGATGATTTATTCTACAATTTCTTCGAACTCCCATATCGATTAGGTGTTCCTCAGGGCTTGGTTCTGGGTCCATTCTTATTTATTCTTGTAATcaatttataataatcaaaaaccttgtatctatttatttagaattttaCATGTCCCTCTATATTTGTCTATTCAACTCACCTTTCATTCCTAGAtgatgaatattataataactttaCTTTTGAAACAGGACAAACCCGCAACAGACGCATACGTAGAACTGCAGTCACGTTTCGCTCAAGTGTACTCGAGCGAGCTGCATGTACAAGCACATTTCACTGGGTTACGTTACCTTATGTTCAACTGGCCCAAGATATCTGCTATATTTGGTAAGTTTACTTGATAAAGTACTATCAACCAATCAATGTCATTTATGATCCACCTTAagcaaaggagatggccaaaaaaacacccagagtcgacagaaacttcatatgtacgattggattcagtataatgtaaggattaaaaaaagtatttcatatcatctaaaaaccatggggttctctttttataacgttttttcgatcatgattttagttcacagaaaagtttacttttactgtttcatgttcattagaagttgaatgcagactcatgattggaccgttttgcatcgctaagtcatttgttacatttgacaatgtcacatggcgcgattttcaaagacaatttttaaagacgtttcatagccagttgtgaaggttgcatataactgcgaaacctctccaagtatgtaaggtcggtgctttcgtgtttggagtggttaaatataagaccttttaatcaccaggcaatctcagtaactatggggatattactgttggctagtataatcttagtgtacatagattttttttatgttccttgatgtaaatgatctttaaaatcaatataaattcaacgacctctttttgtgaaaatatgatatagctcctataccccatggatttcaggctggagtttttggcaccatcaaaggtctatcataatgaacctattggtaagcatttcattgctgtcgattctgggtttttttactatgaaaatttggccatctccttttcaGAGATAATCAAATACAATAAGGTCGACATTCGGCATGCATTGTCATGGAGGTAGTCTTTATTTTGTTGTCAATTTCAAACAATTTATTGACAGCAgatcatacatatcattggtcGAAAGTACATGTAGAGAAGCACATTATAAGAgaatttcatataattttaccTGTCCGAGTCACGAAAAATTATACCTGTACCAATATTAGATTATCAAATACAAAACTTCTTGTTGATCAATAACTTGTTGATCAACAACTAATAAACTTCTTGTTGATCAACAACTTGATGGGTTGTACTTACCAAAAtgagaaattttatttttgacaaacaCATAGAATGTGCTCTGTTTTTCAGGTATCTGCACAAACTTGTTCTTCGTGTCCCTAGTGTTTGTACTGAGCTGGTACCATCTACAAGACGGCTTGCCCGACTTTATCAAAGTGAGTATTTTGgtttttaataattcattaacaataatatttccGTTAACTTGCTTCAATAGAGGTAAAGTGTTGACTATAGGCACTATCTAAATACATTTTTGGGTCACTATTTActgttttatatacttactcCGTTTTCTTGTTTCAGAATAAATTTCGTTCTGAGATAAAGACTGAAGACGACGACAAAGATTTCATTGGAAAAGTTAAATTGGAGAGAGAAGGTGAGTTGGTACATTtaacttttacataaataaaaaaactactttttaaaATAGTTGCCCACAGCTCAAACGTTTTACAAAAACGGGCATTTATGTTAATCGTGATTTATTGGATATTCgaagggccaggccacaacagtgcgttgcggcgtcgcatcgcaaaaacaacattgcacagctatgcgattaatatgatatgcgtcgttgatttttgcgatgcgacgccgcaacgcactgttgtggcctggcccgaAGGGTTTTAGTGACTGGAATATTATATGTCGCTAGTTCTCTAGACAAGTACttaatctaaaattaaaacagtAACGTTCTACTCACTAATAAACAGCAGATTAAGGTTTTTTACATAGGTCTAATGataaaattttctatttattagaTTCTTCTTCATATTTCGAAGAGGATGCTCTTTTAAAGGAATTCCAACAAATTGAATCAAAGGAGGAAACCAAGAAGACTTAAATGTGATTACGAAATTatctatacattttatttttaatttgttttaattatacatgttacttatattttaatcaaataaatatgtaagagAATAACTGAGAACATTTTTGGAAAAAAGTTAGTAGTACAAATCGAAATATTTTTGAgcaaccaatattttttttgtgattatagtgccattttaatttctgatcctggatttttttaataaaacttgcatattttattttttatatgcgATTTAAGTACAAAGAAGCATTTGTGATtgcatttttttctgtatttaattCAAGAAATGTTCTCAGTTTTACTCTTTAAAAACTGTAGGTAACTACTTAGATACCTTAAGAAATGCTTTAGGCCTAGTTTTCGCTAAAGTGGAGAAGTTTTtcaacaaccaatagaatttgtTGTTTAAATATCTCGTCCTATCCCATTTAGTAGTATTTCTGTGTGGAAAAAatctattcatcatcatcatctcagccataggacgtccactgctgaacataggcctcccccttagatctccacagata is part of the Helicoverpa zea isolate HzStark_Cry1AcR chromosome 26, ilHelZeax1.1, whole genome shotgun sequence genome and harbors:
- the LOC124642913 gene encoding seipin isoform X1 — its product is MGKQNEDFYSPPVEVSKFKKVREYVRKPIEAFLLNQYLGYKKKTDQSLTSVKELMYRVAIVTLFVTVILWLSIFMYVGFYNIYMPNVTHVRPVHFQFKPCEDKSGICSYPYAYVQLTKASNILMPKQPYRIKLVLEMPESQVNKDLGMFMVCVQMRAKGGYLVSSSCRSAMIRYRSLLHHIMRTFVLSPLYLGGVDEEKQQLRVELFSDFEDDPDKPATDAYVELQSRFAQVYSSELHVQAHFTGLRYLMFNWPKISAIFGICTNLFFVSLVFVLSWYHLQDGLPDFIKNKFRSEIKTEDDDKDFIGKVKLEREDSSSYFEEDALLKEFQQIESKEETKKT
- the LOC124642913 gene encoding seipin isoform X2, which encodes MYRVAIVTLFVTVILWLSIFMYVGFYNIYMPNVTHVRPVHFQFKPCEDKSGICSYPYAYVQLTKASNILMPKQPYRIKLVLEMPESQVNKDLGMFMVCVQMRAKGGYLVSSSCRSAMIRYRSLLHHIMRTFVLSPLYLGGVDEEKQQLRVELFSDFEDDPDKPATDAYVELQSRFAQVYSSELHVQAHFTGLRYLMFNWPKISAIFGICTNLFFVSLVFVLSWYHLQDGLPDFIKNKFRSEIKTEDDDKDFIGKVKLEREDSSSYFEEDALLKEFQQIESKEETKKT